The window GGTCGATGATCTCCCCTCGCTGATCAACAATGTTTACGGCGCACTTGCCGGTCTCGGCGGCACCACGGCCGTGGAAGAAGAAAAGCCCGAGCCCGCCGTTTCGGTTCGCGCCTCGATCAAGCCCGACTACATCGTCTGCCTTGAAGACGGCAAGAAGCTCAAGATGCTCAAGCGCCACCTGATGACGCACTACAACATGACCCCGGAAGAGTACCGCGCGCGCTGGAACCTGCCCGCCGACTACCCGATGGTCGCCCCCAACTACGCCGAAAAGCGTCGCGAACTCGCGAAGAAGATCGGCCTGGGCCGCAAGCCCAACGCCCGCCGTGGCCGCAAGCCCAAGGCGGTGGCTGCCTGATAGGCGCCCGCACCGGAAAAGAGGGTACGCCTGAACCTTGCTCCCCCCACCTCGCCCGGCCCGACCTTACCGGGCGAGAACAGTGCAAACGTTCGCCGTCCCCCTTTCCCCTTTCCCGATTCTTTTGGTATCGGGACGACACCGGCCCTCTGTGGCCGGTGTTTCCTTTTGCATAAGACAGGTCAGACGTGAGCCAGCCCATCGACATTGAAGCCCTTTGCGCCGAGCGTGGCCTGCGGATTACCGAACAGCGGCGCGTGATCGCCAAGGTTCTGTCCGAGAGCACCGACCACCCCGACGTCGAGAAGCTGCACGAACGCGCCACCGCGATCGATCCGGGCATCTCGATCGCCACGGTCTACCGCACCGTGCGCCTGTTCGAGGAAGCCGGCATTCTCGACCGCCACGACTTTGGTGACGGACGCGCCCGCTACGAGGCCGCT is drawn from Novosphingobium decolorationis and contains these coding sequences:
- a CDS encoding Fur family transcriptional regulator, whose product is MSQPIDIEALCAERGLRITEQRRVIAKVLSESTDHPDVEKLHERATAIDPGISIATVYRTVRLFEEAGILDRHDFGDGRARYEAAPEAHHDHMIDVETGAVVEFVDPELEALQKQIAEKLGFRLVDHRMELFGVKLDRDEG
- a CDS encoding MucR family transcriptional regulator; amino-acid sequence: METVQPDMSETLITLTSDIVAAHVSNNSVTVDDLPSLINNVYGALAGLGGTTAVEEEKPEPAVSVRASIKPDYIVCLEDGKKLKMLKRHLMTHYNMTPEEYRARWNLPADYPMVAPNYAEKRRELAKKIGLGRKPNARRGRKPKAVAA